The Alteromonas stellipolaris genome includes a region encoding these proteins:
- the lysS gene encoding lysine--tRNA ligase → MTDQQTDENKLIAERRAKLSAIREQCRANGFPNSFRRENYADELQGKFGELDKETLQEQGNKVSIAGRIMAKRGPFMLLQDMTGRIQAYADKDTQKALKAQYGALDIGDIIGVAGVLHKSGKGDLYVNMEEYALLTKALRPLPEKFHGLSDQETKYRQRYVDLITSEQTRKTFMIRSKIVNGIRNYLTQRDFLEVETPMLQVIPGGATAKPFVTHHNALDIDMYLRIAPELYLKRLVVGGFERVFEINRNFRNEGLSTRHNPEFTMLEFYQAYADFNDLMNLTEDMLRTLAEDILGSSVITNTTKDTDGNVVSEVQYDFGKPFERLSMGNAILKYWPEANEAAIRDPEANLDALKAMAKQLHIKEPEVDGIWGAGKYLCEIFEATAEEKLEQPTFITEYPWEVSPLARRNDDNPFITDRFEFFVGGRELANGFSELNDSEDQAKRFSKQVEEKDAGDDEAMHYDEDYIRALEYGLPPTAGEGIGIDRLAMLFTDSPTIKDVILFPHMKPEVSKGAEEE, encoded by the coding sequence ATGACTGACCAACAAACCGACGAAAATAAATTAATTGCTGAGCGCCGAGCAAAACTAAGCGCAATTCGTGAGCAGTGCCGTGCAAATGGCTTCCCAAACAGCTTCCGTCGTGAAAACTATGCTGACGAACTTCAAGGCAAGTTCGGTGAACTAGATAAAGAAACCTTGCAAGAGCAAGGTAACAAAGTAAGCATTGCTGGCCGTATTATGGCTAAACGTGGTCCTTTCATGTTGCTTCAAGACATGACAGGTCGCATTCAAGCTTACGCAGACAAAGACACTCAAAAAGCCCTTAAAGCCCAATACGGCGCGCTAGATATTGGTGACATTATTGGTGTTGCTGGTGTATTGCATAAGTCGGGTAAAGGCGATTTATATGTGAACATGGAAGAGTATGCATTGCTAACCAAAGCACTGCGCCCTCTACCAGAGAAGTTCCATGGCCTAAGTGACCAAGAAACTAAATATCGTCAGCGTTACGTTGACCTTATTACCAGCGAACAAACCCGTAAAACCTTTATGATCAGAAGTAAGATTGTAAATGGTATTCGTAACTACCTAACTCAGCGCGACTTCCTTGAAGTAGAAACGCCTATGCTGCAGGTTATTCCAGGTGGTGCTACTGCGAAACCGTTTGTTACTCATCATAATGCGTTAGACATTGATATGTACTTGCGTATTGCCCCAGAACTTTACTTGAAGCGCTTGGTGGTAGGTGGTTTCGAGCGTGTGTTCGAAATTAACCGTAACTTTAGAAACGAAGGGCTTTCAACGCGTCATAACCCTGAGTTCACCATGTTGGAATTTTATCAGGCCTATGCTGATTTCAACGACCTGATGAACTTAACAGAAGATATGTTGCGTACCCTTGCCGAAGATATTCTAGGTTCTAGTGTTATTACTAACACCACTAAAGATACCGACGGTAACGTGGTTTCAGAAGTTCAGTACGACTTTGGTAAGCCGTTTGAGCGCTTAAGTATGGGCAACGCCATTCTAAAATACTGGCCAGAAGCCAATGAGGCCGCTATTCGCGACCCAGAAGCTAACCTTGATGCACTTAAAGCCATGGCGAAGCAGTTGCATATTAAAGAGCCTGAAGTTGATGGTATCTGGGGCGCTGGTAAGTACCTATGTGAAATCTTCGAAGCTACAGCAGAAGAGAAGCTTGAACAGCCTACGTTTATTACTGAATACCCGTGGGAGGTATCGCCTCTTGCACGTCGTAACGATGACAACCCGTTCATTACCGACAGGTTTGAATTCTTCGTTGGCGGCCGTGAGCTAGCAAACGGCTTCAGCGAGTTGAATGATTCTGAAGATCAAGCTAAGCGTTTCTCTAAGCAAGTTGAAGAGAAAGATGCTGGTGACGATGAAGCAATGCACTACGACGAAGATTACATTCGTGCATTAGAGTATGGTTTACCGCCTACGGCTGGTGAAGGTATTGGTATTGACCGATTGGCCATGCTATTTACTGACAGTCCAACGATTAAAGACGTGATTTTATTCCCGCACATGAAGCCTGAAGTGTCGAAAGGCGCTGAAGAAGAGTAA
- the prfB gene encoding peptide chain release factor 2 (programmed frameshift), protein MFEVNPVTNAIKDIRERTDALRGYLDFDAKSERLEEVNRELESSEVWNEPERAQALGKEKVALELVVETIHNLEQGTEDVEGLLELAVEAEDEETFDEANKELEGLLEQLEKLEFRRMFSQPNDANDCYIDIQSGSGGTEAQDWANMLLRMYLRWGEAHGFKTELIEVSDGDVAGIKSATLRIAGEYAFGWLRTETGVHRLVRKSPFDSGNRRHTSFSSAFVYPEVDDDIDIDIDPSDLRIDTYRASGAGGQHVNRTDSAVRITHEPTGIVVQCQNDRSQHKNKDQAMKQLKAKLYEYELQKQNAEKQAMEDSKSDIGWGSQIRSYVLDDSRIKDLRTGVETRNTQAVLDGGLDKFIEASLKSGL, encoded by the exons ATGTTTGAAGTAAACCCCGTTACCAATGCGATAAAAGATATCCGCGAGCGCACCGACGCGCTTAGGGGGTACCTT GACTTTGATGCAAAGTCAGAGCGCTTAGAAGAAGTTAACCGAGAGCTTGAGAGCTCTGAGGTATGGAACGAGCCAGAACGCGCACAAGCGTTAGGCAAAGAAAAGGTGGCCTTAGAGCTGGTTGTAGAAACCATTCACAACCTTGAGCAGGGCACCGAAGACGTTGAAGGTTTGCTTGAACTCGCCGTTGAAGCAGAAGATGAAGAAACCTTCGATGAGGCCAATAAAGAATTAGAAGGCCTACTTGAGCAACTTGAAAAGCTTGAGTTTCGCCGCATGTTCTCACAGCCTAACGATGCCAACGATTGTTATATTGATATTCAATCTGGCTCTGGCGGTACAGAAGCGCAAGACTGGGCTAATATGCTCCTTCGTATGTACCTTCGTTGGGGTGAGGCTCACGGCTTCAAAACCGAACTTATTGAAGTATCTGATGGTGACGTAGCGGGTATTAAAAGTGCTACCTTGCGTATTGCAGGTGAGTACGCTTTTGGTTGGTTACGTACTGAAACGGGCGTGCATCGCTTAGTGCGTAAGTCGCCATTTGACTCAGGCAACCGCCGTCATACGTCGTTTTCATCAGCGTTTGTTTACCCTGAAGTGGATGACGATATCGATATTGATATCGACCCTTCAGATTTACGTATTGATACCTACCGTGCATCTGGCGCGGGTGGTCAGCACGTAAACAGAACAGATTCAGCGGTGCGTATTACCCACGAACCTACAGGTATTGTAGTGCAGTGTCAGAACGACCGCTCGCAGCACAAGAATAAAGATCAGGCGATGAAGCAGTTGAAAGCTAAACTCTACGAGTATGAGCTTCAAAAGCAAAACGCCGAGAAACAAGCGATGGAAGACAGCAAGTCAGATATCGGCTGGGGAAGTCAAATTCGTTCATACGTACTAGACGACTCTCGCATTAAAGATTTGCGTACTGGCGTGGAAACACGCAACACTCAGGCCGTGCTAGATGGTGGTCTGGATAAATTTATCGAAGCCAGCCTTAAATCAGGGCTGTAA
- a CDS encoding DUF2177 family protein, with translation MLQKIIMFSSSIALSILAILVCFGVLDALWLGWIARDWYTTEMASLLRENYITWPWVVFYLMYGFVVFVLAVVANRDKPLYYAGIDGALLGLASYGAYNLTNYSIVEGFTLFITAIDWAWGTFLTSVSAMAGWTGFQQVRNSEEK, from the coding sequence ATGCTCCAAAAAATCATTATGTTTTCTTCCAGTATTGCTCTTTCGATATTGGCCATTTTAGTGTGCTTTGGTGTATTAGATGCCCTATGGCTAGGCTGGATAGCCCGTGACTGGTATACCACCGAAATGGCGAGCTTATTGCGAGAAAACTATATTACCTGGCCTTGGGTTGTGTTCTATTTAATGTATGGGTTTGTCGTTTTCGTATTAGCCGTAGTGGCAAACAGAGATAAACCACTTTACTACGCAGGTATTGATGGAGCACTGCTTGGGCTCGCCAGTTACGGAGCATACAACCTAACTAACTACAGTATTGTTGAAGGTTTTACACTGTTTATCACGGCGATTGATTGGGCCTGGGGCACTTTCTTAACCAGTGTAAGCGCAATGGCGGGCTGGACGGGCTTTCAACAGGTGCGAAATAGTGAAGAGAAATAA
- a CDS encoding DUF6515 family protein produces the protein MNLLTNLRLIPIVCSITLLSACAVPLHGGGARGGFHSGNAALSIGAGIAAGVAVAVLASPRYEPGHRVKHLPKDAAFIHHHGIDYRYRNGVYYRKIGGDFTVVLPPAGIIIHTLPDHPDTIFVDGQTYYVVEGVYYKRMDGEYIVVKAPVEWSRADSGEYEAGKHYDALPEGAQPLKIHGTQYFLYGGLYFLPQSTEGKVSYLAVRLN, from the coding sequence ATGAATTTACTTACGAACTTACGCTTAATACCTATTGTTTGCTCTATCACCCTGCTAAGCGCATGTGCAGTGCCGCTACATGGTGGCGGTGCACGTGGCGGCTTTCATAGTGGGAATGCAGCGTTAAGTATAGGTGCGGGCATTGCGGCTGGGGTTGCTGTTGCAGTGCTAGCGTCCCCGCGATATGAGCCAGGACATAGAGTAAAGCACTTACCTAAAGACGCTGCCTTCATTCATCACCATGGCATAGACTATCGGTATAGAAATGGTGTGTATTATCGCAAAATAGGAGGCGATTTTACTGTAGTGCTTCCACCTGCAGGGATCATCATTCATACCTTACCTGATCATCCTGATACCATTTTTGTCGATGGGCAAACCTACTATGTTGTAGAAGGGGTGTATTACAAACGAATGGATGGTGAGTATATCGTTGTGAAAGCACCTGTTGAATGGTCACGAGCAGACAGTGGTGAGTATGAAGCAGGCAAGCATTATGATGCACTTCCTGAAGGTGCGCAGCCATTAAAAATACATGGTACTCAGTACTTTTTGTACGGCGGTTTATATTTTCTGCCTCAATCAACTGAAGGAAAAGTCAGTTATTTAGCGGTTAGACTGAACTAG
- a CDS encoding HD domain-containing protein, whose translation METVQFRQMKDGTKEEYLFLTKHEDEYAKGLPDRILQALKNLENTLSGYQVSRLGHSLQSATRAEADGADEEMIVAALIHDLGDDLAPHNHSQYAASILRPYVRPEVTWIINQHGLFQNVYYAHFLGGDPNEREYLKDHPWYQACVDFCEKWDQSSFDPDYPTKPLSHFEPLVRKIFSRTAFDPKYVGEQTMGKSAVDIAMSGTSE comes from the coding sequence ATGGAAACTGTTCAATTTCGCCAGATGAAAGACGGAACAAAAGAAGAGTATTTGTTTCTTACCAAACACGAAGATGAATACGCGAAAGGCTTGCCCGATAGAATATTACAAGCGCTGAAAAATTTAGAGAATACCTTATCAGGCTATCAGGTTTCACGACTTGGACACTCACTGCAATCAGCAACCCGCGCTGAAGCCGATGGCGCCGATGAGGAAATGATAGTTGCGGCACTTATTCACGATCTTGGTGATGACTTAGCGCCGCACAATCACTCGCAATACGCGGCATCGATTTTACGCCCCTATGTGCGACCTGAAGTGACTTGGATTATTAACCAGCATGGGTTATTTCAAAACGTCTATTACGCTCACTTTTTAGGGGGCGATCCGAATGAGCGCGAGTATTTAAAAGATCACCCTTGGTATCAAGCCTGTGTTGATTTTTGTGAAAAGTGGGATCAATCGTCATTCGACCCTGACTACCCAACAAAACCGCTGTCACACTTCGAGCCATTGGTTAGAAAGATATTCTCTAGAACGGCATTCGACCCAAAATATGTGGGTGAGCAAACTATGGGTAAAAGTGCAGTTGATATCGCGATGTCGGGAACGAGCGAGTAA
- a CDS encoding TauD/TfdA family dioxygenase, with product MQQIDYIINEANASVSATVNGQHYPLPALWLRERCQDSENLDKTTKQRFFDPHQLDENVSLVKVEKKHNTLANLTFSDGYSGEYDLNEFAADFDVWDGAPNDIPWKSNVDKSLFHIDLATLKSEAGLIKGIEIFLTYGVLIVDNVPTESDAVLEVANLFGHVRETNFGKYFEVFTRPNSNDLAYRSVPLGPHTDNPYRNPMPGIQLLHCLENQTTEGLSTLVDSLSVLEQLKKEDPDGFALLCKVPVRYRYYDNDVDLIERRTMIESDPSGRITGIAYSPRLDYLPLLQDQEMVIFHRARKRLGQLLCSPEYEWRFRLEPGQLQMFHNTRVLHGRTGFDPSEGRRHLQGAYIDIDAPKGRYNALKRKQGSMYTNAAIESASTNGEFKIANTKATAETEEMRG from the coding sequence GTGCAGCAAATAGACTATATTATCAACGAAGCGAATGCTTCCGTGTCAGCGACTGTAAATGGGCAACACTATCCTTTACCCGCATTGTGGCTTCGTGAGCGTTGCCAAGACTCAGAAAACCTGGATAAAACCACTAAACAGCGCTTTTTCGACCCACATCAGTTAGATGAAAATGTGTCGCTGGTTAAGGTAGAAAAGAAGCACAATACGCTTGCTAACCTTACGTTCAGTGACGGGTATTCTGGTGAGTACGATTTGAACGAGTTCGCTGCCGACTTCGATGTTTGGGATGGCGCGCCTAATGATATTCCGTGGAAAAGCAATGTGGACAAGTCATTATTTCATATCGATTTAGCCACGTTGAAATCGGAAGCGGGGTTAATTAAAGGAATAGAAATATTCTTAACCTACGGTGTGCTAATTGTTGATAACGTGCCTACTGAATCAGACGCGGTATTAGAAGTAGCAAACCTATTTGGCCATGTTAGAGAAACGAACTTTGGTAAATACTTCGAGGTTTTCACCCGTCCAAACTCGAACGATCTCGCATATCGTTCAGTACCGTTAGGGCCACATACCGATAACCCTTACCGAAACCCCATGCCGGGTATTCAACTTCTACATTGTTTAGAAAACCAAACGACAGAAGGCTTGTCGACCCTGGTAGATAGTCTGTCGGTGCTAGAGCAGTTGAAAAAGGAAGATCCCGATGGTTTCGCATTGCTTTGCAAGGTACCTGTTCGTTACCGCTATTATGACAACGATGTTGACTTGATAGAAAGGCGTACCATGATTGAATCTGATCCCAGTGGCAGAATTACGGGGATCGCTTATAGCCCACGACTCGACTACTTGCCGCTATTACAAGATCAAGAAATGGTTATATTTCATCGTGCCCGTAAACGTCTGGGGCAGTTGTTGTGTTCGCCTGAATATGAGTGGCGTTTTAGATTAGAGCCCGGTCAATTGCAGATGTTTCACAACACCCGGGTGTTACATGGGCGAACAGGATTTGACCCTAGCGAGGGGCGTCGTCACCTACAAGGCGCTTACATAGATATTGATGCACCGAAAGGCCGTTACAATGCGCTTAAAAGGAAGCAAGGCTCTATGTATACCAACGCTGCGATTGAATCAGCAAGTACGAACGGTGAGTTTAAAATAGCGAATACCAAAGCCACAGCAGAAACAGAAGAAATGAGAGGTTAA
- a CDS encoding LysR family transcriptional regulator produces the protein MKESELPTLNGLLCFEATVRHGSMTLAAEDLGITQPLVSQRIRALEDVVGGILIDRSKKPVTPTIEGLKYYNELRGSTSSILRATNNAREDFRETKTKISISAYFGFAFHWIMPRLQRLQQAFPDYLFEIQPTNSLNDLTTAHADILFHFSSKIGKYQFEKMLIPEMVFPVCSPEFAAKYDLKSGQLLSDLRNLPLLHKDVDDSRWLNWQRWAQALSVKPSASPISFRYNNYPLIVEAAIGGHGLCLGWEGLINPFIEDGKLIELGPRLKSETRGYQICSDQYANFAIGNVIKWFIKEVEQD, from the coding sequence ATGAAAGAATCTGAGTTACCTACACTTAACGGCCTATTATGTTTTGAAGCAACGGTCAGGCATGGCTCTATGACATTAGCAGCTGAAGATCTTGGTATTACACAGCCATTGGTGTCTCAAAGAATTCGCGCACTGGAAGATGTGGTAGGTGGTATTTTAATTGATCGTAGTAAGAAACCCGTCACACCTACGATTGAAGGGCTCAAGTATTACAATGAGTTAAGAGGCTCTACATCATCTATTCTGCGTGCTACCAATAACGCACGAGAAGATTTTCGTGAAACAAAAACTAAAATTTCTATTAGCGCCTATTTTGGTTTTGCCTTTCATTGGATAATGCCTAGGCTGCAGCGATTACAACAAGCTTTTCCTGATTATCTTTTCGAAATCCAACCAACCAATAGCTTAAATGACCTAACCACTGCACATGCAGATATATTATTTCACTTCTCATCAAAAATTGGTAAATATCAGTTTGAAAAGATGTTAATTCCTGAGATGGTTTTTCCCGTTTGTTCACCTGAATTCGCAGCTAAATACGACTTAAAAAGTGGTCAACTACTCAGTGACTTGAGAAACCTTCCCCTATTACACAAGGATGTAGATGATTCCCGTTGGCTAAATTGGCAACGCTGGGCACAAGCATTAAGTGTTAAGCCCTCCGCAAGCCCTATTTCTTTTCGATATAACAATTACCCCCTTATTGTTGAAGCCGCTATTGGCGGACATGGGCTCTGCTTAGGATGGGAAGGCTTAATAAACCCTTTTATTGAAGATGGTAAACTTATTGAATTAGGGCCGCGATTAAAATCTGAAACACGGGGGTATCAGATTTGTTCAGATCAATACGCTAACTTTGCAATCGGTAATGTGATCAAGTGGTTCATTAAAGAAGTAGAACAAGACTAG
- a CDS encoding NADPH-dependent FMN reductase, which translates to MTRLLAFSGSTRNGSFNQAILEIAAEGARESGAKVTVVNLADYPMPIYNEDEEGKSGVPENARGFKRLLTEHDGFLIASPEYNSSYPALLKNAIDWASRMEEGDKPMQAFKGKTAGIMAASAGGLGGMRVLVVLRMLLANIGVTVLPAQLAVAKVNTLMDDSGVITDEKTIKQLKNLGKQTAELTMKMNAQVL; encoded by the coding sequence ATGACAAGGCTACTCGCTTTTTCTGGCAGTACGCGGAACGGCTCATTTAATCAAGCAATACTAGAGATTGCTGCTGAAGGCGCAAGGGAGTCAGGCGCTAAAGTTACTGTCGTTAATCTAGCTGATTATCCGATGCCTATTTATAATGAAGATGAAGAGGGCAAGTCAGGCGTACCAGAAAATGCGAGAGGCTTTAAGCGGTTATTAACTGAACATGATGGTTTCTTGATTGCCTCACCAGAGTACAATTCGAGTTACCCCGCATTGCTCAAAAATGCTATTGATTGGGCTAGTCGAATGGAAGAAGGTGATAAACCCATGCAGGCTTTTAAAGGCAAGACCGCAGGGATTATGGCTGCATCGGCTGGTGGTTTGGGCGGAATGAGGGTATTGGTGGTTTTACGCATGTTGCTGGCAAACATAGGCGTGACGGTGTTACCCGCACAACTTGCTGTAGCCAAAGTGAATACCTTAATGGATGATAGCGGCGTAATTACCGACGAGAAAACCATCAAACAACTTAAAAACTTGGGTAAACAAACCGCCGAACTAACGATGAAAATGAACGCGCAGGTTCTATAG
- a CDS encoding EAL domain-containing protein translates to MAYLFQSLQSRIILLIVMVALPGLVGVFYDSYIERERAVEAAISQSVNTANATSKFQSTLLDKTRIFLQNLSSFDAVKNPDSQICSAFLSDVLKVNSNYINLGAPRADGELLCNARAIKTPINVYDRPYIQEALATRDFSIGEFQIDRATNLTSVNFAYPVMSATSDTVVALVVAVISLEWWSEVLSESHLPNNTVAYITDRENQIVAAYPTNNNLLGASLETGSVAIANSNIAFVDSAFISNDPYQRVYVKRPLFEGGRQINITVGIPLKQTLEVINERLINTAGILTALVMVLVGVSVWSVRRNVLKPIRTLLHSTKALAEGKDISDAPLHGSVELVKLQQRFTSMAKTRLEAEKRLIDSQASLLESKNILASHIENTPLGCITWNTQLICTDWNKSAEFIFGYKKEEAIGKHASDLIIPLERRAEIDDAFAQLIKRKAPKRKINKNVTKFRHPIICEWYSTPILDLTGNVISVTSLVQDITKNKHLEEKLKLSASVFSHAREGIFITDSCANIIDVNKTFVDITGYKRNEVLGKKPSIFKSGKQSPEFYRHLWSSIVNKGYWAGEIWNKRKNHEVYAQLLTVSAVNDDEGNVKNYIAIFSDISEAKEQQHKLEHMAHYDVLTNLPNRSLLAERLDKALSHCKSDKGFVAVALLDLDGFKEINDSFGHSVGDELLVILAHRLKATLRECDTISRFGGDEFVAVLANLKQPQDFAAIVKSMLRVASEPVKIGEHQLKVSASIGVTLYPADDTDADQLIRHADQAMYVAKQKGKNCYHLFDIESEGAIKARHEILQSITTALHNREFVLYYQPKVNMRTGEMIGAEALIRWKHPVEGILSPAAFLPFIENHQLSIDIGEWVIEESLQQFSRWKELGVHIPISVNISALQIQQRNFPIRLARLLSKVPNVPPEAFQLEVLETSKLGDIKKVAEIMDDCVKLGVTFAIDDFGTGYSSLTYLRRLPAKVIKVDQTFVRDMLIDPEDRTIVVGVIALAKSFNRDVIAEGVETIAHGTSLLALGCELAQGYGIARPMPATDMPDWIAHWSTKTEWTSPSLQLLDNKS, encoded by the coding sequence ATGGCGTACCTTTTTCAGTCACTTCAGTCGAGAATAATTCTTCTCATCGTTATGGTTGCATTACCAGGGTTGGTTGGCGTTTTTTACGACTCATACATTGAAAGAGAGCGAGCTGTAGAAGCAGCTATAAGCCAATCCGTAAATACCGCCAACGCCACCTCAAAATTTCAATCTACGTTGCTTGATAAAACACGTATTTTTCTGCAAAACCTCTCCAGTTTCGATGCGGTTAAAAATCCTGACTCACAAATATGCAGTGCATTTCTCTCCGACGTACTCAAAGTAAATAGTAATTATATTAATCTAGGTGCACCAAGAGCAGATGGCGAACTCCTGTGTAATGCCCGCGCCATCAAAACACCAATCAACGTCTACGATCGCCCTTATATTCAAGAGGCGCTAGCTACTCGAGATTTTTCTATAGGTGAGTTTCAAATTGACCGGGCAACTAACCTTACCAGCGTAAATTTCGCTTACCCGGTAATGAGTGCTACAAGCGATACTGTGGTGGCATTGGTGGTGGCAGTCATCTCACTAGAATGGTGGAGTGAAGTACTGTCAGAGTCTCATTTACCCAATAATACCGTTGCTTACATTACCGATAGAGAAAATCAAATTGTTGCTGCATATCCGACGAACAACAACCTGTTAGGAGCGTCATTAGAAACGGGCAGCGTGGCAATAGCTAACTCAAATATTGCATTTGTTGACAGCGCTTTTATTAGCAATGATCCTTATCAACGAGTATATGTAAAACGCCCGTTGTTTGAAGGTGGTCGGCAAATTAATATTACGGTAGGCATACCACTTAAACAAACCCTTGAGGTCATAAATGAGCGACTGATTAACACGGCTGGAATTTTGACCGCACTAGTAATGGTACTCGTGGGTGTCTCAGTATGGAGCGTGCGAAGAAACGTACTAAAACCCATTCGCACCTTGCTTCACTCTACTAAAGCCCTTGCTGAAGGCAAAGACATAAGTGACGCGCCTTTGCATGGTAGTGTTGAGCTAGTGAAATTACAGCAACGCTTCACCTCTATGGCAAAAACACGGCTAGAGGCAGAAAAACGACTTATCGATAGCCAAGCTTCCTTGCTGGAAAGCAAAAACATACTAGCGAGCCATATTGAAAATACCCCTCTAGGGTGCATTACTTGGAACACTCAGCTTATTTGTACCGATTGGAACAAATCGGCAGAATTTATCTTTGGCTATAAAAAAGAAGAAGCAATTGGAAAACATGCCTCAGACCTCATCATCCCCCTAGAACGTCGGGCTGAAATAGATGACGCATTTGCTCAACTTATTAAGAGAAAGGCACCAAAGCGAAAAATTAATAAAAACGTGACTAAGTTTCGCCACCCCATTATCTGTGAATGGTATAGCACGCCCATTCTTGATCTGACTGGTAACGTAATAAGCGTCACCTCTTTAGTTCAAGATATTACTAAGAACAAGCATTTAGAAGAAAAACTAAAACTATCAGCAAGTGTTTTTTCTCACGCACGAGAAGGCATATTCATCACCGATAGCTGCGCAAACATCATCGACGTGAACAAAACCTTTGTAGATATAACAGGCTATAAACGAAACGAAGTGTTAGGCAAAAAGCCCAGTATATTTAAGTCGGGAAAACAGTCTCCTGAGTTTTACCGTCATCTATGGTCATCGATTGTTAACAAAGGTTACTGGGCAGGAGAAATTTGGAACAAACGGAAAAATCATGAAGTTTACGCCCAACTATTAACCGTTAGCGCAGTTAATGACGATGAAGGCAATGTAAAAAACTACATCGCTATTTTTAGCGACATTTCTGAAGCCAAAGAGCAGCAACATAAATTAGAACATATGGCTCATTATGACGTATTGACTAATTTACCCAACCGATCGTTGCTTGCCGAGCGGTTAGACAAAGCATTGTCTCATTGCAAATCCGATAAAGGGTTTGTGGCCGTGGCACTCCTCGATTTAGATGGATTTAAGGAAATAAATGATAGTTTTGGACATAGCGTAGGCGACGAACTACTTGTCATTTTGGCTCATCGTTTGAAAGCAACATTGCGAGAGTGTGACACTATTTCACGCTTTGGTGGTGACGAATTTGTTGCGGTATTAGCAAATTTAAAACAGCCCCAAGATTTTGCTGCTATCGTAAAGAGTATGCTTAGAGTTGCATCAGAACCGGTAAAAATTGGTGAGCACCAGCTTAAAGTATCTGCCAGTATTGGCGTTACGCTTTACCCTGCAGATGACACCGATGCTGATCAGCTTATCCGCCACGCCGACCAAGCGATGTACGTGGCAAAACAGAAAGGCAAAAACTGCTATCACTTATTTGATATAGAGTCTGAGGGCGCGATAAAAGCACGTCATGAAATACTCCAGAGCATAACTACAGCCTTACACAACCGAGAGTTCGTGCTTTACTATCAGCCGAAAGTGAATATGCGCACTGGGGAAATGATTGGCGCAGAGGCCCTTATTCGTTGGAAACATCCCGTTGAAGGCATACTCTCCCCTGCAGCTTTTTTACCGTTTATTGAAAATCATCAGCTCAGTATAGATATTGGTGAGTGGGTGATAGAAGAGTCATTGCAGCAATTTAGTCGCTGGAAGGAATTAGGGGTTCACATTCCTATTAGTGTGAATATTTCTGCGTTGCAGATTCAGCAAAGAAATTTTCCTATTCGCTTAGCTCGTCTGTTGTCTAAAGTACCCAATGTTCCCCCTGAGGCGTTTCAGTTAGAAGTATTAGAAACCAGTAAGCTAGGTGATATTAAAAAAGTCGCGGAAATTATGGATGATTGCGTAAAGCTAGGGGTCACGTTCGCCATTGATGACTTTGGAACAGGTTATTCCTCTCTCACTTACTTAAGACGATTGCCGGCAAAAGTTATTAAGGTGGATCAAACCTTTGTGCGTGATATGTTAATCGACCCAGAAGATAGAACCATTGTTGTAGGGGTGATCGCACTTGCTAAATCGTTTAATCGAGATGTTATTGCTGAAGGAGTAGAAACTATTGCTCATGGCACATCTCTGTTAGCTTTGGGTTGCGAACTGGCGCAAGGATATGGGATTGCTCGACCTATGCCCGCCACGGATATGCCTGATTGGATAGCACATTGGTCCACTAAAACCGAATGGACATCCCCTTCACTACAGCTTCTCGATAACAAGTCATAA